From Deferrisoma camini S3R1, the proteins below share one genomic window:
- a CDS encoding FmdB family zinc ribbon protein → MPIYEYRCDRCNDEFEVTQKISDPPLSECPRCQGPVHKLISQSSFVLKGSGWYLTDYARKKEKSGSKRSDSPSCSQAGSKSSCSSCAASGD, encoded by the coding sequence ATGCCCATCTACGAGTACCGCTGCGACCGGTGCAACGACGAGTTCGAGGTGACCCAGAAGATCAGCGATCCGCCCCTGTCCGAGTGCCCCCGCTGCCAGGGGCCGGTGCACAAGCTGATCTCCCAGAGCTCGTTCGTGCTCAAGGGCTCGGGGTGGTATCTTACCGACTACGCCCGGAAGAAGGAAAAGTCCGGGTCGAAGAGGTCCGACTCGCCCTCGTGCAGCCAGGCCGGGTCCAAGTCCTCGTGTTCGTCCTGCGCCGCCTCGGGCGACTGA
- the dapA gene encoding 4-hydroxy-tetrahydrodipicolinate synthase, producing the protein MFRGTITALVTPFRNGQVDEEAYRRLIDWQISQGVDAIVPCGTTGESATLSHDEHNRVIDIAVDEARGRVPVIAGTGSNSTAEAVRLTRHAKDAGADAALLITPYYNKPTQEGLYEHYKKVSEEAKFPIIVYNVPSRTGVNLLPDTVARLAGLPDIVGIKEATGDLRQVSEVLEKCGDRITVLSGDDFTVLPLLALGGRGVISVVSNVAPADMAEMVRAFEAGDLARARELHFKMMPLVRALFLETNPVPVKTALAWMGRIGPDIRLPLCPLRPENRERLVATLRAYGLREGA; encoded by the coding sequence ATGTTCCGCGGGACCATTACCGCCCTCGTGACCCCGTTCCGAAACGGCCAGGTGGACGAAGAGGCCTACCGGAGGCTGATCGACTGGCAGATCTCCCAGGGGGTGGACGCCATCGTGCCCTGCGGCACCACCGGCGAGTCGGCCACCCTGAGCCACGACGAGCACAACCGGGTGATCGACATCGCCGTGGACGAGGCCCGGGGGCGGGTACCGGTGATCGCGGGCACCGGCTCCAACAGCACGGCCGAGGCGGTGCGGCTGACCCGCCACGCCAAGGACGCCGGCGCCGACGCGGCGCTCCTGATCACGCCCTACTACAACAAGCCAACCCAGGAAGGCCTGTACGAGCACTACAAGAAGGTGTCCGAGGAGGCCAAGTTCCCGATCATCGTGTACAACGTGCCGAGCCGCACCGGGGTGAACCTGCTCCCCGACACGGTGGCCCGGCTGGCCGGCCTGCCCGACATCGTGGGCATCAAGGAGGCCACGGGCGACCTGCGGCAGGTGAGCGAGGTACTCGAGAAGTGCGGGGACCGGATCACCGTGCTCTCCGGAGACGACTTCACCGTGCTGCCGCTGCTGGCCCTGGGAGGCCGGGGGGTGATCTCGGTGGTGTCCAACGTGGCTCCGGCCGACATGGCCGAGATGGTCCGGGCGTTCGAGGCCGGTGACCTGGCCCGGGCCCGGGAGCTGCACTTCAAGATGATGCCCCTCGTCCGGGCCCTGTTCCTCGAGACGAACCCGGTGCCGGTCAAGACCGCCCTGGCCTGGATGGGCCGCATCGGTCCAGACATCCGGCTTCCGCTGTGCCCCCTGCGGCCCGAGAACCGGGAGAGGCTGGTGGCCACCCTGCGGGCCTACGGGCTGCGGGAGGGCGCGTGA
- the dapB gene encoding 4-hydroxy-tetrahydrodipicolinate reductase, which produces MVRALVTGAAGRMGTTLVRLIGETEGIEVAGAVERPGHPAVGRDAGEVAGVGALGVAIGDDLEAVLPQADVVVDFTSATASMGHVDAVCRAGKAIVVGSTGFSPEDRARIEARAAEARIFLAPNMSIGVNVLLRVVADVARALGDAYDVEIVETHHRFKKDAPSGTALALAEAVAQALGRRLETDAVYGRRGLGGGRPAGQIGIHAVRAGDVVGDHTVVFGGLGERVEVTHRATSRETFARGAIRAALWVVGRPNGFYGMADLLGG; this is translated from the coding sequence ATGGTGAGGGCGCTGGTCACCGGCGCGGCCGGCCGGATGGGGACCACCCTGGTGCGGCTGATCGGTGAGACCGAGGGGATCGAGGTGGCCGGCGCGGTGGAGCGGCCGGGCCATCCGGCCGTGGGCCGGGACGCCGGCGAGGTGGCCGGGGTGGGAGCCCTGGGCGTGGCCATCGGCGACGACCTGGAGGCCGTGCTGCCCCAGGCCGACGTGGTGGTGGACTTCACCAGCGCCACGGCCTCCATGGGGCACGTGGACGCGGTGTGCCGGGCAGGGAAGGCGATCGTGGTGGGATCCACCGGGTTCAGCCCGGAGGACCGGGCCCGCATCGAGGCCCGGGCGGCCGAGGCCCGGATCTTCCTCGCGCCCAACATGAGCATCGGCGTGAACGTGCTCCTGCGGGTCGTGGCCGACGTGGCCCGGGCCCTGGGGGACGCCTACGACGTGGAGATCGTAGAGACCCACCACCGGTTCAAGAAGGACGCCCCGAGCGGCACGGCCCTGGCCCTGGCCGAGGCGGTGGCCCAGGCCCTGGGGCGGCGCCTGGAGACCGATGCGGTGTACGGCCGCCGCGGCCTGGGCGGAGGCCGGCCGGCCGGGCAGATCGGCATCCACGCGGTGCGGGCCGGGGACGTGGTGGGGGACCACACCGTGGTCTTCGGCGGCCTGGGCGAGCGGGTGGAGGTCACCCACCGGGCCACCAGCCGCGAGACCTTCGCCCGCGGCGCGATCCGGGCGGCCCTGTGGGTGGTGGGGCGGCCCAACGGG